The following coding sequences are from one Paenibacillus sp. FSL R5-0912 window:
- a CDS encoding Gfo/Idh/MocA family protein, with product MRKVKVGIVGCGNISGIYFENLTGTFVNTEVYACADLDPERAAQAAEKYGVPHVWTTEELLASEEIEIVVNLTTPNFHFDVCKQALLAGKHVYVEKPLSLTLENGTELVKLAKEKNLFVGCAPDTFLGGGLQTCAKLIADGYIGEPVAATAFMLCHGHESWHPDPEFYYQAGGGPMFDMGPYYLTALVSLLGPAKTVCGITKTSFASRTITSEKKFGKVVDVEVPTHVAGTIEFASGAVATMITSFDVWHSTLPRIEIYGSLGTLIVPDPNTFGGPVLLRPAHSTEFQEIPLIYNYAGNSRGIGVADMARCIGTGDTPRANGELANHVLEIMHAFHTSSDTKRYAELSTSCEQPKLLPLGLVKGYLE from the coding sequence GTGCGTAAAGTGAAGGTAGGCATCGTCGGCTGCGGGAATATCAGCGGCATTTATTTTGAGAATTTGACCGGAACCTTTGTGAATACAGAGGTCTACGCCTGTGCTGATCTGGACCCTGAGCGGGCCGCGCAGGCAGCGGAGAAATATGGAGTTCCTCATGTATGGACGACAGAGGAATTGCTGGCTTCGGAAGAGATAGAGATTGTCGTGAATCTGACGACGCCTAATTTCCACTTCGATGTCTGTAAGCAGGCTCTGCTGGCCGGAAAGCATGTGTACGTGGAGAAGCCGCTATCACTGACGCTAGAGAATGGAACCGAGCTTGTTAAGCTGGCAAAAGAAAAGAATCTGTTCGTCGGCTGCGCACCGGACACCTTCCTCGGAGGCGGCCTGCAAACCTGCGCCAAGCTGATAGCGGACGGCTATATCGGAGAGCCGGTTGCTGCAACCGCCTTCATGCTCTGTCATGGTCACGAGAGCTGGCATCCGGACCCTGAGTTCTACTATCAGGCGGGCGGTGGCCCGATGTTTGATATGGGGCCGTATTATCTTACGGCGCTGGTATCCTTGCTTGGCCCGGCGAAGACGGTATGCGGGATCACCAAAACCTCATTCGCATCGCGGACGATCACCAGTGAGAAGAAGTTCGGCAAGGTAGTTGACGTTGAAGTCCCTACACATGTGGCCGGAACCATCGAATTCGCCAGCGGTGCCGTGGCTACGATGATTACGAGCTTCGATGTCTGGCACAGTACGCTGCCACGGATCGAAATCTACGGATCACTAGGCACCTTGATCGTGCCTGATCCGAACACCTTCGGCGGTCCGGTCTTGCTGCGTCCGGCGCACAGCACGGAATTCCAGGAGATTCCGCTGATCTACAATTATGCCGGGAACAGCCGCGGCATTGGCGTAGCGGATATGGCCCGCTGCATCGGGACAGGAGACACCCCGCGCGCTAACGGCGAGCTGGCGAATCATGTCCTAGAGATCATGCATGCGTTCCATACCAGCTCGGACACTAAGCGTTACGCGGAGCTGTCCACCAGCTGCGAGCAGCCGAAGCTGCTGCCGCTGGGTTTGGTTAAGGGGTATTTGGAGTAG
- a CDS encoding ThuA domain-containing protein — MAKKALIVKGGWDGHEPNEVAAIFAGILEAEGFEVEVSDTLDSFNNAEALKELSLIVPVWTMGEIAGEQVASVLAAVASGVGIAGCHGGMCDSFRNNTEWQFLTGSQWVAHPFNDGVDYEVNIVRSGSSPIVEGIPDFKVKSEQYYLHVDPAVDVLATTTFVLSEGDHSANGVITMPVVYTKRWGQGKVFYNSLGHHADIFDIPEAKELMRKGFIWAAK; from the coding sequence ATGGCGAAGAAGGCATTGATTGTAAAAGGCGGATGGGATGGTCATGAACCGAATGAGGTTGCAGCTATTTTTGCCGGTATTCTGGAGGCTGAAGGGTTCGAGGTAGAGGTGTCGGATACGCTGGACAGCTTCAACAACGCCGAGGCGCTTAAGGAATTGAGCCTGATTGTGCCGGTATGGACAATGGGTGAAATTGCGGGTGAACAGGTGGCATCGGTGCTTGCAGCAGTGGCTTCCGGGGTAGGCATTGCCGGTTGTCACGGCGGGATGTGCGACTCCTTCCGTAACAATACAGAATGGCAATTTTTGACCGGGTCACAGTGGGTGGCTCATCCCTTCAACGACGGAGTGGATTATGAAGTGAATATCGTAAGATCCGGCTCCAGCCCGATTGTGGAAGGCATCCCTGATTTCAAGGTGAAGTCCGAGCAGTATTACCTGCATGTGGATCCGGCGGTTGATGTACTGGCGACAACTACATTTGTGCTGAGTGAAGGCGACCATTCGGCGAACGGTGTGATCACTATGCCTGTGGTTTATACGAAACGCTGGGGCCAGGGCAAGGTATTCTATAATTCGCTTGGACATCATGCGGATATCTTCGATATTCCTGAAGCCAAGGAACTGATGCGTAAAGGCTTCATCTGGGCAGCAAAATAA
- a CDS encoding helix-turn-helix transcriptional regulator, with amino-acid sequence MRAFHENRTYGTAFPFTAFVCQNIDFLAHWHNDLEIIYVLEGSIRMGINSETRVLHAGDLAVCSSGDIHYYDSKDNTSKLILVIFNPALIGFPAGWPLNLQLTSPFRENRPSTPEDEVINRRLSAIMQELLQEHLLKPPHHEQLMTGLLHELCALILRHMPLGVVNPHKDKRRITNMKIMQEVLEYLDVNYMHPITLADAANHANMSLFYFSRFFKSISGMSYVAYLNSIRVNQAERLLLNTGKSILDIALECGFSNIRTFNRVFKQVKQRTPSELR; translated from the coding sequence ATGAGAGCTTTTCACGAGAACAGAACGTATGGAACAGCTTTTCCCTTCACTGCATTTGTGTGTCAAAATATAGATTTCCTGGCCCACTGGCATAATGATCTGGAGATCATCTATGTACTGGAAGGCTCAATCCGGATGGGGATCAACTCGGAGACACGGGTACTGCATGCAGGCGATCTGGCCGTATGCAGCAGCGGAGATATTCACTACTATGACAGCAAGGACAACACATCGAAGCTTATTCTTGTCATCTTTAACCCGGCGCTGATCGGCTTCCCTGCAGGCTGGCCCCTGAATCTGCAGCTCACCTCCCCTTTCCGGGAGAACCGGCCGTCTACACCGGAGGATGAGGTCATTAACCGGCGTCTGTCCGCGATTATGCAGGAGCTGCTGCAGGAGCATCTTCTGAAGCCTCCGCATCACGAGCAGCTGATGACCGGCCTTTTGCACGAGCTGTGCGCATTGATTCTGCGGCATATGCCGCTGGGAGTAGTCAATCCTCATAAGGATAAACGGCGCATTACGAATATGAAGATCATGCAGGAGGTTCTGGAATATCTTGACGTCAATTACATGCATCCCATCACCCTGGCCGACGCAGCCAATCACGCCAACATGAGCCTGTTCTATTTCTCCCGCTTCTTCAAAAGCATCTCGGGCATGAGCTACGTCGCCTATCTCAATAGTATCAGGGTCAACCAGGCCGAGCGGCTGCTGCTGAATACCGGCAAAAGCATACTCGATATCGCGCTGGAATGCGGTTTCTCCAACATCCGCACCTTCAACCGTGTATTTAAACAGGTCAAGCAGCGGACACCGAGTGAACTGCGTTGA
- a CDS encoding ROK family protein, producing MVNPSHNTQLVKKINVELVKNILRTSGTGTKASIAGQTRLSVATCGTILNELVQTGEILELGWEESSGGRPARKYQFNANYSLMICMIVRSEGGIQSISYALANLNGEILEQTDKVHEQITVDTLTDWLDQIIEVHPNVQAVGIGIPGVVQQDRIGICDVPALADQPLGILLKERYEEVEIIIENDMNLTVYGLYQRLFPDEERHFAVLTFPKNHFPGAGFMVNGRLLNGNSFFSGEVSYLPYGIPREQQLQLLQKGGDPGKLAIHALVSIISIINPAAIVVTGDNISPEMLEDLRSGCREIIPTEHMPELIIQNDTRREYMAGLITTTMESLTYRFQLVERK from the coding sequence ATGGTAAATCCGTCTCATAACACACAGCTGGTCAAGAAAATAAACGTGGAACTGGTTAAAAATATACTCCGCACATCCGGCACAGGCACCAAAGCATCCATCGCCGGGCAGACCCGGCTGAGTGTAGCCACCTGCGGCACCATTCTCAATGAACTGGTTCAGACCGGGGAGATTCTGGAGCTTGGGTGGGAGGAATCCAGCGGAGGCAGACCGGCACGGAAATATCAGTTCAACGCCAATTATTCCCTTATGATCTGTATGATCGTGCGTTCGGAGGGCGGGATTCAATCCATTAGCTATGCGCTGGCGAATCTGAATGGTGAGATCCTGGAGCAAACGGATAAGGTACATGAGCAAATTACCGTAGACACCCTCACGGACTGGCTGGATCAGATTATTGAGGTTCACCCGAATGTTCAGGCGGTCGGCATCGGCATTCCCGGTGTAGTCCAGCAGGACCGGATTGGGATCTGTGATGTTCCGGCGCTCGCAGATCAGCCTCTTGGCATTCTGCTGAAGGAGCGCTATGAAGAGGTTGAGATTATTATCGAGAACGATATGAATCTGACGGTTTACGGCTTGTATCAGCGGCTGTTTCCGGATGAGGAGAGACATTTTGCCGTGCTGACCTTCCCCAAGAACCATTTCCCGGGGGCCGGCTTTATGGTGAATGGACGATTGCTTAACGGGAACAGCTTTTTCAGCGGAGAAGTGTCTTACCTGCCTTATGGCATTCCGAGGGAGCAACAGCTGCAGCTCCTGCAGAAGGGCGGAGATCCCGGCAAGCTGGCTATACATGCACTGGTATCCATTATCAGCATCATTAACCCTGCTGCGATCGTTGTCACCGGTGACAATATATCCCCAGAGATGCTGGAGGATCTGCGCAGCGGGTGCCGGGAGATTATTCCGACCGAGCATATGCCTGAGCTGATCATCCAGAATGACACCCGCCGGGAATACATGGCAGGACTGATTACAACAACCATGGAAAGCCTGACCTACCGGTTCCAGCTGGTGGAACGGAAGTAA
- a CDS encoding MFS transporter produces MQLVTIFLGFVVFGISENIKGPAIPRIQLAFNLDEGQLGTLLSLNALGYLIACSFTAILVRKWGIKAVSIISFGSMVLSGVLIFLSHTYPLFASSYFLMYIGNGMLEIGLAILGARIFVKNTGMMMNLSHFFYGLSSTVAPLLATGVMSLSVFGHMLDWRGMYLVMLSLCLLPIVSALRSTFPGDDLPHEDRTSFKTLMRDPALWMMVMILSFGVVSELAVGGWLVNFLEKAYAWDTVKASGMLSAFFLLFSLGRLVIGPLTDRIGFVLSLIIFSMFSAGCTFVALAGGESLAFLFALSGAGIAIIYPTVMAFIARRYPNGSDTAITFVVTLMGLGSVIGNYIIGWVIELVKTVYGRSSELGLLRGLQAGYGFIGLCAAVCSVSGIVLYVYLKRRGELI; encoded by the coding sequence ATGCAGCTCGTAACGATCTTTCTGGGCTTTGTCGTCTTCGGGATCTCGGAGAATATTAAAGGACCTGCAATCCCGCGGATTCAGCTCGCTTTCAATCTGGATGAAGGACAGCTGGGTACACTGCTCTCGCTGAATGCGCTGGGCTACCTGATCGCCTGTTCGTTCACTGCTATTCTCGTCCGCAAATGGGGCATCAAGGCGGTCAGCATTATTTCATTCGGTTCTATGGTTCTCTCCGGAGTACTGATTTTCCTGTCGCATACCTACCCTTTATTCGCTTCCTCCTACTTCCTGATGTACATCGGCAACGGGATGCTGGAGATTGGCCTGGCGATTCTGGGGGCACGTATTTTTGTAAAAAACACGGGGATGATGATGAATTTATCCCACTTCTTCTATGGACTGAGTTCGACTGTAGCGCCGCTACTGGCCACCGGGGTTATGTCACTAAGTGTGTTTGGACATATGCTGGACTGGCGCGGAATGTATCTGGTGATGCTGTCGCTCTGCCTGTTGCCGATTGTGTCGGCGCTGCGCAGTACGTTTCCCGGAGATGATCTGCCGCACGAGGACCGTACCTCCTTCAAGACCTTAATGCGCGATCCTGCGCTCTGGATGATGGTGATGATCCTGTCCTTCGGGGTTGTCTCCGAGCTCGCCGTGGGCGGCTGGCTGGTTAATTTTCTGGAAAAAGCCTACGCCTGGGATACCGTCAAGGCCTCCGGCATGCTGTCCGCCTTCTTCCTGCTATTCTCGCTGGGAAGACTCGTAATCGGACCGCTGACCGACCGGATCGGCTTCGTGCTCTCGCTGATTATCTTCTCAATGTTCTCGGCAGGCTGTACCTTTGTAGCGCTGGCCGGCGGGGAAAGCCTGGCTTTTCTGTTCGCCTTGTCCGGGGCAGGGATCGCGATCATCTACCCTACCGTCATGGCCTTTATTGCCCGCCGCTATCCTAACGGGAGTGACACCGCCATTACTTTTGTAGTGACGCTAATGGGTCTCGGCAGTGTTATCGGGAACTATATTATCGGCTGGGTGATTGAACTCGTTAAGACGGTCTATGGCCGTTCAAGCGAGCTTGGTCTGCTGCGCGGCCTGCAGGCGGGCTATGGCTTCATCGGGTTATGTGCTGCGGTCTGCTCCGTGTCGGGAATTGTGCTGTATGTGTATTTGAAGCGGAGAGGGGAACTGATCTGA
- a CDS encoding GDSL-type esterase/lipase family protein: MTQEDLIHEIMNNNMRKEKEEKVKKVKILNTYAKKGQTVMAGSSLMEYFPVNELQQTLEKQTIIYNRGIAGYVTSELLHSLEECIVELEPSKLFINIGTNDISSADGEYQVGHLLANYNEILTQIGARLPACKVYVMAYYPVNAKADFSGVDQEMKAGMFSTRTNAALLEANAEVEKLAAQHGYTFINVNEGLTDEEGNLKEEYTMDGIHMYANGYMVVLNNLKEYL; encoded by the coding sequence TTGACGCAGGAAGACCTTATCCACGAGATTATGAACAATAATATGAGAAAAGAGAAAGAAGAGAAAGTCAAAAAGGTTAAGATTCTGAATACATATGCCAAGAAAGGACAGACCGTAATGGCTGGCTCCTCACTGATGGAGTACTTTCCGGTGAATGAATTACAGCAGACGCTGGAGAAGCAGACGATTATTTACAACCGCGGAATTGCAGGGTATGTAACCAGTGAGCTGTTACATTCCCTGGAGGAATGTATTGTTGAGTTGGAGCCTTCTAAGCTGTTCATTAATATTGGCACCAATGACATCAGCTCAGCAGACGGCGAATATCAAGTCGGGCATCTGCTTGCGAACTATAATGAGATTCTGACGCAGATCGGAGCAAGGCTGCCGGCATGCAAGGTGTATGTCATGGCGTACTATCCGGTGAATGCTAAGGCTGATTTCAGCGGAGTGGATCAAGAGATGAAGGCAGGAATGTTCAGCACCAGAACAAATGCCGCGTTACTCGAAGCCAATGCCGAAGTGGAGAAATTAGCAGCGCAGCATGGATATACGTTCATTAATGTGAATGAAGGGTTGACGGATGAGGAAGGGAATCTGAAGGAAGAGTACACGATGGACGGGATTCATATGTATGCGAATGGGTACATGGTGGTACTTAATAATCTAAAAGAATATCTATAA
- a CDS encoding pectate lyase, with translation MLSSFYVASPAKVSAATPIVVSTTIVVPAGETFNGNGQTYIANASTLGDGSQAENQKPIFRLEKNATLKNVIIGAPGADGVHCYGNATISNVTWQDVGEDALTLKASGTVNITGGGAYKAYDKVFQANAAGTINIKNFRADDIGKLARQNGGTSYAVNFTLDSSDISNVKDSIFRTDSSNSAAKITNTRYHNVPTLFKGFASGKTSQSGNTQY, from the coding sequence ATGTTGTCTTCGTTCTATGTTGCCAGTCCGGCCAAGGTATCCGCTGCAACGCCAATTGTTGTCAGTACAACGATTGTAGTTCCAGCAGGAGAGACCTTTAACGGCAATGGCCAGACTTATATCGCCAATGCCAGTACACTTGGAGATGGCAGCCAGGCAGAGAACCAGAAGCCAATCTTCCGGCTGGAGAAGAATGCTACACTCAAAAATGTAATTATCGGTGCTCCCGGCGCAGACGGGGTGCACTGTTATGGAAACGCTACAATCTCTAATGTGACCTGGCAGGATGTGGGCGAGGATGCATTGACACTGAAAGCCTCCGGTACAGTCAATATTACTGGTGGAGGTGCATATAAAGCTTACGATAAAGTGTTCCAGGCAAACGCTGCGGGCACAATCAACATTAAGAACTTCAGAGCCGACGACATCGGCAAGCTGGCCCGCCAGAACGGTGGAACCTCCTACGCCGTGAACTTCACACTGGACAGCTCTGACATCTCGAATGTCAAGGATTCCATCTTCCGTACAGACAGCAGCAACAGCGCCGCAAAAATCACCAACACCCGCTATCACAATGTACCCACCCTGTTTAAGGGCTTCGCCTCAGGTAAAACCAGCCAGTCGGGCAACACCCAATATTAA